One Rhodoflexus caldus genomic region harbors:
- a CDS encoding CheR family methyltransferase — MSTELDIEITDIRRLTDLIKDKYGYDFKDYAMSSFRRRIKRVLDIYKFKTVDKLIQVLDTTPTFFEEFISEITVNVTEMFRDPTFWRILKEQIIPNIILNHDRISIWHAGCSSGEEVLSMVIMLHEMGFLEKAKITATDIDTAIINKAKTAAIPIKNMELNQKNYTSAFGSEGGQPLNLKKYFRDVGQESVFDKSLLQNVTYRKHDLVQGAVFSKFDLVLCRNVMIYFNQTLQNAVLTKLHESMFKYSYLAIGSKESLIWCDIANKFIVVNNEEKIYKKIKD, encoded by the coding sequence ATGTCCACCGAACTGGATATTGAAATAACAGATATTCGGCGTCTTACCGATTTGATTAAAGACAAATACGGCTACGATTTTAAGGACTATGCCATGTCCTCATTTCGCAGACGAATCAAACGGGTGCTTGATATTTACAAGTTTAAGACGGTAGATAAACTGATTCAAGTGTTGGACACCACACCGACATTTTTTGAGGAATTCATTTCGGAAATTACCGTGAACGTTACCGAAATGTTCCGCGACCCTACTTTTTGGCGAATTCTGAAAGAACAGATTATTCCTAATATCATCCTTAATCACGACCGTATCAGTATCTGGCACGCCGGCTGTTCCTCCGGCGAGGAGGTACTCTCAATGGTTATTATGCTGCACGAGATGGGCTTCTTAGAAAAAGCCAAAATCACGGCTACCGATATTGATACGGCCATTATCAACAAAGCCAAAACAGCTGCCATTCCTATAAAAAATATGGAGCTGAACCAAAAGAACTATACAAGCGCCTTTGGCAGCGAAGGCGGGCAGCCGCTCAATCTGAAAAAATACTTTCGCGATGTAGGGCAGGAGTCCGTATTTGACAAGTCTTTGCTGCAAAATGTAACCTACCGCAAACACGACCTTGTGCAGGGTGCCGTATTTTCAAAGTTCGATTTGGTGCTTTGCCGCAATGTGATGATTTATTTTAACCAAACGCTCCAAAATGCAGTACTCACCAAGCTGCATGAAAGCATGTTTAAATACAGCTATCTGGCAATCGGTTCCAAAGAATCACTGATTTGGTGCGACATTGCCAATAAGTTTATTGTTGTTAATAACGAGGAAAAAATCTACAAAAAAATCAAGGACTAA
- a CDS encoding chemotaxis protein CheB — MFSKYKVSGKYRAVVIGGSAGSFQGINKILAELPKEFPLPIFMCLHRLKHVRNGFVEALSIKSSKPVIEPYDKETIRRGQIYLAPANYHMSLELGNSIALSTEEMENNSRPAIDHTFETAAYVFRDKLVGILLSGANKDGAYGMMRIKQKGGLTIVQDPEESTINAMPNAALAQTKVDMILKVDEIIEFLLELDQASKMAQL; from the coding sequence ATGTTTAGTAAATACAAGGTTAGTGGCAAATACAGAGCAGTTGTGATAGGAGGTTCGGCCGGCAGTTTTCAAGGAATCAACAAAATCCTTGCAGAATTGCCCAAGGAATTTCCGTTACCTATCTTTATGTGCCTTCACAGGCTGAAGCATGTGCGCAATGGTTTTGTAGAAGCGCTTTCCATCAAAAGTTCCAAACCGGTGATAGAGCCTTACGATAAGGAAACTATCAGGAGAGGACAAATTTATCTGGCGCCTGCCAACTATCATATGTCCCTCGAACTGGGCAACAGCATTGCGCTTTCTACTGAAGAAATGGAAAACAACTCGCGTCCGGCCATTGACCACACCTTCGAAACGGCAGCGTATGTTTTTCGGGATAAGTTAGTCGGCATTCTATTGTCGGGTGCCAATAAAGACGGTGCCTACGGTATGATGCGAATTAAACAGAAAGGCGGGCTGACAATCGTACAGGACCCCGAAGAAAGTACCATTAATGCCATGCCCAACGCTGCATTGGCACAAACAAAAGTGGATATGATTTTGAAAGTAGATGAAATTATAGAATTTTTGTTGGAACTTGACCAGGCAAGTAAAATGGCGCAGCTATGA
- a CDS encoding GAF domain-containing protein has protein sequence MQKQSVNHFSVRGLINLATVVLLLTVALCYIFTNNTATVKDEIVYGLLFFMLIVVYLILMTGLITPLIKLANAVTAITKGAYDTEIPYYNNRLFIRLNQAVTNLRDNLKAAHELIQAMINFQVNTQADYFTFLQSQDNPLAKSLQALHEQDTSFAAKEAERSWTTQGMAKFVEILRSGNQTIEELSQSIISNLVKYIGAHQGGIYVVETDEAGMDLLRLTGAYAHDSELLGTTYNIGEGLVGQAFEDKSTILINELSEGQFIVRSGAGEAPPKALLIVPAIVNDSAFAVIEIASFSAFQPYQVAFVERLGESIAAAISGSIAAMRNRRLLEELSLQTEQMRAQEDLMRQNVEQAFQMQAELEKKIAEMNKMKEEEQKRMDALRATQQKMLERILEKHKEQLAQKDAEIAALKQQIEQSNTPS, from the coding sequence ATGCAAAAACAGTCTGTCAATCATTTTTCTGTTCGCGGTCTGATTAACCTCGCTACAGTAGTACTCCTACTGACTGTTGCCTTGTGCTACATTTTTACTAACAACACAGCCACCGTGAAAGATGAAATAGTTTACGGCTTACTGTTTTTCATGCTGATAGTTGTTTACCTCATTTTAATGACCGGGCTGATTACTCCGCTAATTAAATTGGCCAACGCCGTTACGGCTATCACCAAAGGAGCATACGATACCGAAATTCCTTATTATAACAACAGACTTTTTATCAGGCTTAACCAAGCCGTTACTAATCTGCGCGACAACTTGAAAGCCGCCCATGAGCTTATACAAGCCATGATTAACTTTCAGGTAAACACACAGGCCGATTACTTCACTTTTTTGCAGTCGCAAGACAATCCGCTTGCCAAGTCGTTGCAGGCGCTGCACGAGCAAGACACTTCGTTTGCTGCCAAAGAAGCCGAACGTTCGTGGACGACACAAGGCATGGCCAAATTTGTTGAAATTCTTCGCTCGGGGAACCAAACCATTGAAGAATTGAGCCAAAGCATTATTTCCAACTTAGTCAAATACATAGGCGCTCATCAGGGTGGGATTTACGTGGTAGAAACCGATGAAGCCGGTATGGACTTGCTGCGCCTTACGGGTGCCTACGCCCACGACAGCGAATTATTGGGCACTACTTACAACATTGGCGAAGGGCTTGTGGGGCAAGCATTTGAAGATAAAAGTACGATTCTTATCAACGAACTTTCGGAGGGGCAGTTCATTGTTCGCTCGGGTGCGGGAGAAGCACCGCCCAAAGCCCTGCTGATTGTGCCTGCCATTGTTAATGACAGCGCCTTTGCCGTTATTGAAATAGCCTCTTTTTCTGCTTTTCAACCCTATCAGGTGGCGTTTGTTGAACGCTTGGGAGAAAGTATTGCCGCTGCCATTTCGGGTTCTATTGCAGCCATGCGCAACCGCCGACTGCTGGAAGAGCTAAGCCTGCAAACCGAACAGATGCGCGCCCAAGAAGACCTCATGCGCCAAAACGTGGAGCAGGCATTCCAAATGCAGGCCGAACTGGAAAAAAAAATAGCAGAAATGAACAAAATGAAGGAGGAAGAGCAAAAGCGAATGGACGCGTTGCGTGCCACCCAGCAAAAAATGCTTGAACGAATCCTTGAAAAACACAAAGAACAACTGGCACAGAAAGATGCAGAAATAGCAGCTTTGAAACAACAGATTGAACAATCCAATACTCCCTCCTAA
- a CDS encoding cytochrome c maturation protein CcmE domain-containing protein: MKKSYIFGIIVIAIAVGVIVSSAGDASQYVSFKEAFAMAQAGEDAKVHVVGKLERSPAGEVIGVNYDPLKDPNYLSFTMIDNNNEAHEVVCYNPPPSMQDFKRSEQVVVIGRVKEGKFVASEILMKCPSKYEDSQIKG, from the coding sequence ATGAAAAAGTCTTATATATTCGGCATCATCGTTATTGCCATTGCCGTAGGCGTTATTGTTTCATCAGCAGGCGATGCCAGCCAGTATGTATCGTTTAAAGAAGCCTTTGCCATGGCACAAGCCGGAGAAGACGCAAAGGTGCATGTGGTAGGCAAATTGGAACGCTCGCCTGCGGGAGAGGTCATCGGTGTGAACTATGACCCTTTGAAAGACCCTAACTACCTGAGCTTCACCATGATTGACAACAATAACGAGGCGCATGAAGTGGTTTGCTACAATCCCCCGCCCTCTATGCAGGATTTCAAGCGCTCCGAGCAGGTAGTAGTTATCGGGCGAGTGAAAGAAGGGAAATTTGTAGCCAGCGAAATTCTCATGAAATGTCCTTCCAAATATGAGGACAGCCAAATCAAAGGTTAA
- a CDS encoding CcmD family protein produces MKKLIFLFCLYAGIISFAHAQNNNKIAITENDYGNRSVEMADTFRKEGKIYVVVGTLGTVLAGIIVYLIILDRKISKIEQSES; encoded by the coding sequence ATGAAAAAGCTGATATTTTTGTTTTGCCTGTATGCAGGCATCATAAGTTTTGCCCATGCGCAGAACAATAACAAAATAGCCATTACGGAAAACGATTACGGCAACCGTTCCGTAGAAATGGCAGATACTTTCCGCAAAGAAGGCAAAATCTATGTGGTAGTAGGAACGCTTGGAACCGTGCTTGCAGGCATTATTGTTTATCTGATAATATTAGACCGCAAAATCTCCAAAATTGAACAATCAGAGTCATGA
- the bioB gene encoding biotin synthase BioB, protein MNTAQFTATSDTLLQDAPAGVIRNDWTIEEISNIYFSPLLDLIYRAATVHRMYHDPQEVQVCTLLSVKTGGCPEDCAYCPQAARYSTNVNTHKLLDVDTVLQRAREAHANGSTRFCMGAAWREVRNNRDFDKVIEMVKGVNELGMEVCCTLGMLTHEQALRLKEAGLYAYNHNLDTSEGYYDKIITTRNYNDRLETLENVRQAKISVCSGGIIGLGETHEDRIGMLFTLSNLPEHPESVPVNALVAVEGTPLENQERVPVWDMVRMIATARILMPRAMVRLSAGRVSMSQEEQALCFMAGANSIFAGDKLLTTPNPEVDADKELFQVLNLKPRKAFKGNNSDS, encoded by the coding sequence ATGAACACAGCGCAATTTACTGCCACATCAGATACTCTTTTGCAAGATGCTCCGGCTGGTGTTATCCGCAACGACTGGACAATTGAGGAAATCAGCAATATATATTTTTCGCCACTGTTAGACCTGATTTACAGGGCTGCTACCGTACACCGCATGTACCACGACCCGCAAGAGGTACAAGTTTGTACGTTGCTTTCCGTGAAAACAGGCGGCTGCCCCGAAGACTGCGCCTATTGCCCACAGGCAGCGCGTTACAGCACCAATGTGAACACACACAAGTTGCTTGATGTGGATACGGTGCTTCAGCGCGCCCGCGAAGCACATGCCAACGGAAGCACGCGCTTTTGCATGGGGGCGGCATGGCGCGAGGTGCGCAATAACCGCGATTTTGATAAAGTCATAGAAATGGTGAAAGGCGTGAATGAACTTGGCATGGAGGTATGCTGCACACTTGGTATGCTGACCCATGAGCAGGCATTGCGCCTAAAAGAAGCGGGCTTGTATGCCTACAATCACAACTTGGACACCAGCGAGGGCTACTACGACAAAATCATCACCACCCGTAATTACAACGACCGTTTGGAAACATTAGAAAATGTTCGTCAGGCGAAAATCTCTGTTTGTTCCGGCGGTATCATTGGCTTAGGTGAGACCCACGAAGACCGCATCGGAATGTTATTCACGCTCTCTAACTTGCCCGAACACCCCGAGTCTGTGCCTGTAAACGCATTGGTTGCCGTAGAGGGTACTCCGCTGGAAAACCAAGAACGTGTGCCCGTATGGGACATGGTGCGCATGATAGCCACTGCCCGTATCCTCATGCCGCGTGCAATGGTGCGCCTTTCTGCCGGCAGAGTGAGCATGAGTCAGGAAGAACAGGCGCTGTGTTTCATGGCAGGTGCCAACTCAATTTTTGCAGGCGACAAACTTCTGACCACACCCAACCCCGAAGTAGATGCCGATAAAGAACTTTTTCAAGTTTTGAATTTAAAACCACGGAAAGCCTTTAAAGGCAATAATAGCGATAGCTAA
- the mutL gene encoding DNA mismatch repair endonuclease MutL has translation MPDIIRLLPDSLANQIAAGEVVQRPASVVKELLENAVDAGATHIQLVVKEAGKTLIQVTDNGSGMSSTDARMCFERHATSKIRHVDDLFNIRSFGFRGEAMASIAAVAQVDMKTCRADDLLGTHIIIEGSKVLLQEPCAHPQGTQINVKNLFFNVPARRNFLKSNQVEWKHVLEEFTRMALAYPEISFTLWHNDAEVMNLKPGKLAQRIVALFGKSWKEQLLPCREELSDMSLYGYIGKPEAARKTRGEQFFFINNRFIKHPYLHHAVMTAFERLIPEGSYPFYVIKLSADPATIDVNVHPTKTEVKFEDERSMYALVQAAVRQALGVHHLSPAIDFELDANFDQPGRMTNQQDGSPLSPSEYELFKSHTLSAAKQQPWEQLYPPPGRPLTQPAAWKQTVEPSPVDELPLVTAPATVQLFPAEPTAAPKPGLLLLHGRYILSQVKSGLMALDIRAAYERIFYEEQLAKYGTSSEETAQPLLFPQTLDLAPTDLAQVSAFADELMALGFHITLQNNNQLICRTVPAGWEGVNPSEVIAHLIEQSAYFTDRLRLGRRESVAAILAKRQAAGAALPHSDEAMQALINRLFSCQQPNYTPDGRKTTAIINLDTIESLFV, from the coding sequence ATGCCTGATATTATCCGACTGTTGCCCGACAGCCTTGCTAACCAAATTGCTGCAGGCGAGGTAGTACAGCGTCCGGCTTCTGTTGTGAAAGAATTGCTGGAAAATGCCGTAGATGCCGGCGCTACTCATATCCAACTGGTAGTGAAAGAAGCCGGTAAAACATTGATTCAGGTAACAGACAACGGCAGTGGCATGAGCAGCACCGATGCGCGCATGTGTTTTGAACGCCATGCCACTTCCAAAATCCGCCACGTAGACGATTTATTCAACATCCGCAGCTTTGGCTTTCGGGGCGAAGCAATGGCATCTATTGCCGCAGTGGCACAGGTAGATATGAAAACCTGCCGCGCAGACGACCTGCTCGGTACGCATATCATCATAGAAGGCTCAAAAGTATTGTTGCAAGAACCCTGTGCACATCCGCAGGGTACGCAAATCAACGTTAAAAATCTGTTCTTTAATGTGCCTGCGCGGCGCAACTTCCTCAAATCCAACCAAGTAGAATGGAAGCATGTGCTGGAAGAATTTACGCGCATGGCGCTGGCTTATCCCGAAATCAGTTTTACACTGTGGCACAACGATGCAGAAGTGATGAACCTTAAACCGGGCAAATTGGCGCAGCGCATTGTTGCCCTGTTCGGGAAAAGTTGGAAAGAGCAGTTGCTACCCTGCCGCGAAGAGTTAAGCGATATGTCGCTGTACGGCTACATAGGCAAGCCCGAAGCTGCCCGTAAAACACGCGGCGAACAGTTTTTTTTCATCAACAATCGGTTCATCAAACATCCTTACTTGCACCATGCCGTCATGACGGCGTTTGAGCGGCTCATACCCGAGGGAAGTTATCCGTTTTATGTCATTAAGTTGAGTGCTGACCCTGCTACGATAGATGTAAACGTACATCCAACCAAAACCGAAGTCAAATTTGAGGATGAACGAAGCATGTATGCACTTGTGCAGGCAGCCGTTCGGCAGGCATTAGGCGTGCACCACCTCAGCCCGGCCATTGATTTTGAGTTAGATGCCAATTTTGACCAGCCCGGGCGTATGACCAACCAGCAGGATGGCAGTCCTCTTTCCCCAAGTGAGTATGAACTGTTCAAATCTCATACACTATCGGCTGCCAAACAGCAACCTTGGGAGCAACTCTATCCGCCGCCCGGCAGGCCGCTGACACAGCCTGCGGCATGGAAACAAACAGTAGAACCATCGCCCGTTGATGAACTTCCGTTGGTCACAGCCCCTGCTACGGTGCAGCTATTCCCTGCTGAACCTACGGCAGCACCTAAGCCCGGCTTGCTGTTGCTGCACGGTCGCTATATCCTCAGCCAAGTAAAATCGGGACTGATGGCCTTGGACATTCGCGCTGCCTACGAGCGCATTTTCTACGAAGAGCAACTGGCAAAATACGGCACGTCAAGCGAGGAAACCGCACAGCCGCTGCTTTTCCCTCAAACCCTTGACCTTGCTCCCACCGATTTGGCACAAGTCAGCGCTTTTGCAGATGAATTGATGGCCTTAGGTTTCCACATTACCCTGCAAAACAATAACCAACTGATTTGCCGAACAGTACCGGCCGGATGGGAAGGAGTCAATCCGTCAGAAGTGATTGCTCATCTGATTGAACAGTCGGCCTATTTCACCGACCGGCTAAGGTTGGGCAGGCGTGAAAGTGTAGCTGCCATATTGGCCAAACGGCAGGCAGCCGGAGCAGCACTCCCCCACTCCGACGAAGCCATGCAAGCGCTTATCAATCGCTTATTCAGTTGCCAACAGCCTAACTACACGCCCGACGGGCGCAAAACAACCGCCATTATCAACCTTGATACCATAGAAAGCCTTTTTGTATGA